Proteins encoded by one window of Girardinichthys multiradiatus isolate DD_20200921_A chromosome 14, DD_fGirMul_XY1, whole genome shotgun sequence:
- the LOC124881141 gene encoding growth-regulated alpha protein-like codes for MNPAIQCIVLLACISICSSAAIKNCQCVRTSLAIRRYLIIDVKEEPPRPYCSRSEVIVTLKDKRKVCLDPKSQFTKILLQTSRMIKASQNPSITATAATSSVIKQ; via the exons ATGAATCCTGCAATCCAGTGCATCGTTCTTCTGGCCTGCATCTCCATCTGCTCCTCAGCAG CAATTAAGAATTGCCAGTGTGTAAGAACAAGCCTGGCAATAAGACGCTATCTCATCATTGATGTGAAGGAGGAGCCCCCTCGTCCATATTGCAGCAGGTCCGAAGTGAT AGTCACCCTGAAAGATAAAAGGAAGGTCTGTCTTGACCCCAAGTCACAGTTCACCAAAATACTCCTGCAAACCTCAAGAAT gATAAAGGCATCTCAAAACCCTTCAATAACAGCCACTGCAGCAACATCATCTGTCATAAAGCAGTGA
- the LOC124881203 gene encoding growth-regulated alpha protein-like: MNSAIQCIVLLACIAICTSASIKNCQCVKTTQAVDPALITDVRVHEPRPYCSKQEVIIILKDKSKVCLNPESDFTKVVLNIMKRLKTIADKKKIVNL; the protein is encoded by the exons ATGAATTCTGCAATCCAGTGCATCGTTCTTCTGGCCTGCATCGCCATCTGTACCTCAGCTA GTATTAAGAACTGCCAGTGTGTCAAGACAACGCAAGCGGTAGATCCCGCTCTCATCACTGATGTCAGAGTGCATGAACCTCGTCCATACTGCagcaaacaggaagtgat CATCATCCTGAAAGATAAAAGCAAGGTCTGTCTGAACCCTGAGTCAGACTTCACCAAAGTAGTCCTGAACATAATGAAAAG GCTGAAGACCATTGCTGACAAGAAGAAAATAGTCAACCTATAA